A window of Zingiber officinale cultivar Zhangliang chromosome 5A, Zo_v1.1, whole genome shotgun sequence contains these coding sequences:
- the LOC121980952 gene encoding transcription factor MYC2-like yields the protein MNLWADDSDSMMKAFMPAASDLQSSSPWVTAAAPGPPHPITPPPTPPPSSAFFNQDTLQQRLQALIEGAREGWTYGIFWQSSFDAATGASFLIWGEGYYRGCEDDKRRQPTVSSAERENRKRVLRELNSMISGGGADEAVDEEVTDTEWFFLVSMTQSFVDGTDLPGQAFYTGAPYWVAGADRMAALPCERPRQAQMLGIQTMVCTFVGSGVLELGSTDVIPQRPEIIGKIHNLFNFSSTDCPSVETGTAASWLATESPEANPDAADKGEADPLLWFTDPSIAEIQKIQTQTPPFSSKEYTFSNGAVHTHSFKPESGDILDFSSGKRNPSPAPPAGNLFSHRQADALADDKNNNRSTGETSKASHNDEGLVSFASAPARPSSDGQLKSSSAATAAGGVLNDPNSDQSDLEASVREVDSSRAAELEKRPRKRGRKPAHGREEPLNHVEAERQRREKLNQRFYSLRAVVPNVSKMDKASLLGDAVSYINELRAKLPALEADKEELQTQIEALRRERESPPTRPPPGGKDDGHKIMNAGGSRCLSVEIEVKILGLEAMIRLQCLKTNHPAARLMATLKELDLEVHYASVSVVKDLMIQQVTVKMSSQIYTQEQLHTALYSRLAAERLVTR from the exons ATGAACCTTTGGGCCGACGACAGCGACTCTATGATGAAGGCCTTCATGCCCGCCGCCTCCGACCTTCAATCCTCCTCCCCCTGGGTGACGGCGGCCGCTCCCGGTCCTCCCCATCCGATCACTCCCCCTCCCACTCCGCCCCcctcttctgccttcttcaacCAGGACACCCTCCAGCAGCGGCTGCAGGCGCTGATCGAGGGCGCGCGGGAAGGATGGACGTACGGCATCTTCTGGCAGTCGTCCTTCGACGCGGCCACTGGAGCGTCCTTTCTCATCTGGGGCGAAGGCTACTACCGTGGGTGCGAGGACGACAAGCGGAGGCAGCCCACCGTTAGCTCCGCCGAGCGGGAGAACCGCAAACGCGTCCTGCGGGAGCTCAATTCGATGATCTCCGGCGGCGGAGCGGACGAAGCTGTCGACGAGGAAGTCACGGACACCGAGTGGTTCTTTCTGGTTTCGATGACCCAGTCCTTCGTCGACGGCACCGACCTCCCCGGCCAGGCCTTCTATACAGGCGCTCCATATTGGGTCGCCGGCGCCGACCGTATGGCCGCGTTGCCGTGCGAGCGCCCCCGACAGGCTCAGATGCTCGGCATCCAGACCATGGTCTGCACCTTCGTTGGGTCCGGCGTGCTCGAGCTTGGATCCACCGACGTGATCCCCCAGAGACCGGAGATCATAGGCAAGATCCACAACCTCTTCAATTTCAGCTCCACCGACTGTCCCTCCGTCGAGACCGGCACAGCCGCATCCTGGCTCGCGACGGAATCCCCGGAGGCGAATCCTGACGCGGCCGACAAGGGCGAGGCAGATCCATTACTCTGGTTCACAGACCCCTCCATCGCCGAG ATCCAAAAGATTCAGACCCAGACCCCGCCATTCTCCTCCAAAGAGTACACTTTCTCCAATGGCGCCGTTCACACTCACTCGTTCAAGCCGGAGTCCGGCGACATCCTCGATTTCTCCAGTGGCAAGAGGAACCCTTCGCCAGCCCCTCCCGCCGGAAACCTCTTCTCTCACCGCCAGGCTGACGCCTTGGCGGACGACAAGAACAACAACAGGTCCACGGGGGAGACATCCAAGGCGAGCCACAACGATGAGGGCTTGGTTTCTTTTGCTTCAGCTCCCGCGAGACCATCGTCCGATGGCCAATTGAAGTCGTCTTCCGCGGCCACAGCTGCCGGCGGAGTCCTCAACGACCCCAACTCCGATCAATCCGACCTCGAGGCATCGGTGCGCGAAGTGGACAGCAGCCGGGCGGCCGAACTGGAGAAGCGGCCGAGGAAGCGCGGCCGCAAGCCTGCCCATGGCCGAGAGGAGCCTCTGAACCACGTGGAAGCAGAGCGGCAGCGCCGCGAGAAGCTCAACCAAAGGTTCTACTCTCTCCGAGCAGTAGTCCCCAACGTGTCCAAGATGGACAAGGCCTCCCTCCTCGGAGATGCGGTCTCCTACATCAATGAACTCCGAGCAAAACTCCCAGCTTTGGAAGCCGACAAGGAGGAATTGCAAACACAGATCGAAGCCCTCAGAAGAGAACGTGAATCCCCACCTACACGGCCGCCGCCGGGGGGAAAAGACGACGGCCATAAGATTATGAATGCCGGCGGCAGCCGGTGTCTCTCTGTCGAGATCGAAGTGAAAATACTCGGATTGGAAGCCATGATCAGATTACAGTGCCTTAAAACGAACCATCCAGCTGCAAGGCTTATGGCAACGCTAAAAGAACTCGACCTCGAAGTGCATTACGCCAGTGTGTCTGTGGTGAAGGAcctcatgatccaacaagttaCAGTGAAGATGTCGAGCCAGATTTACACACAGGAGCAGCTCCACACTGCCCTCTACTCTAGATTAGCCGCTGAGCGACTGGTTACTCGATAG